From Geotalea uraniireducens Rf4:
TGTGCAAAGTAGCGCGGGACACCATCACCCCCGATACCTCCACCGGCCGGAGATGGGCCACCGGGGTGATGACGCCGGTGCGACCAACCTGGGGGACGATCTCCTCGACCACGGTGACCGCCTGGCGTGGGGGGAATTTCCAGGCAATGGCCCAGCGGGGCGAGCGGGTCTTTTCTCCCAGCTCCCGCTGCAGATCAAAGGAATCGACCTTGACCACCACGCCGTCGATCTCGTAGGGGAGCGACTCCCGTTTCTCGCTCATCTCGTGGTAATAGGCGAGTACCCCGCCGATGCCGGAAACCTTTCTGATCAGAGGGTTGACCGGCAGTCCCCAACCGGGAATGGTGTTGAGCAGGTCGCTTTGCGACGTGAACTCGTGACCTTCCAGAGAGCCTGCCGCATAGCAGAAGATGGAGAGGGGGCGCCGGGCGGTTATCCGCGAGTCGAGCTGGCGCAAACTGCCGGCTGCGGCGTTCCGCGGGTTGGCGAATGGAGGGTCGCCGGCCTCTTCCCGTTCCACGTTCAGCTTTTGAAATGGGGCAAGGCCGAGGTAGACCTCGCCACGCACCTCGAAGAGCCGCGGTGGGGTGGCGATGGCAAGGCTAAGCGGGATGGTCTTGACTGTCCGCAGGTTCTGGGTCACGTCTTCACCTACATATCCATCGCCGCGGGTCGAGCCGACGGTGAAGTCGCCGTTCTCATAGACCAGTTCCACTGCCAGGCCGTCCATCTTCGGTTCGCAGACATATTCTATTTCATCGCCGGCGGCAAGGCCGAGGAATCGCTTGATCCGTTCGTCGAAGTCATGCATCTCCTCTTCGTTGAAGGCATTTTCCAGTGAGAGCATCGGCATGCGGTGGGTCACCTGGGAGAACTTTTCCAGCGGAGCTGCCCCGACCCGCTGGGTGGGAGAATCGGCAGTGACAAGGTCGGGGTATGCCTTTTCCAGTTGCTGCAACTCGCGCAGGAGCAGGTCGTACTCGGCGTCGTTGATCTCCGGCCGGTCTTCCACGTAATAGAGGTAGTTGTGGCGGTTTATTTCCTTGTGAAGTTCCTGTATGCGGCGCTCTGCGGCCTGTTTGTCCATTATGCTGCTCCTTCGGCAATGATAACCAGCTTATAGCACAGCGCGGTGGGCTTTGCAATTTTACATGGAGTATTCCCGGATGCCGGGGCGATTATTTGTGATGGTCAGGCAAATGGTTATGAACAACGGAATACCATTGATTTCCGGCATAGTCATTTTTTGCATGTATTTTGAGCTGTTACCTTTAAAGCTGGACGCATCCGATTTACCAAGGTCATATCCATTCAAGCATTAAAGTGCTCAAATAAAACCATGTTTTAATATGTATTTCAGGTAGTTATGGATATGGTTCAGAGATGGTATCCTTATTGCTGATACAGTTTTATAAAAACGGTAAGTAGATGGAAATTGAATCCATGCTGCCCAAATTATTTGACGCAAAACAACTCAAACAATAGGAGGAAGTATTTATGCAACAAAATTCGAGAGTCCGAAGAATTATGCAACTCATTATCGGTTTATGCGCAGTAGTAGCGCCTCTAGTGGTGTTCGCCGCTCCGCCGGCAGGCTATCCGGCCAACTACCAGAAGATCATCGATGCCGCCAAAAAGGAAGGTAAGCTGGTGATCTACGCCACCACCGACACCAAGGCCGCCGAGCCGATCGTCAAGGATTTCGAGAGCCTCTATCCCGATATAAAGGTCGAGTACAACGACCTGAACAGCACCGAACTGTATAACCGCTTTATCGGGGAGGCCGCAGCAGGAGGCGGAACCGGCGACATCACCTGGAGTTCCTCCATGGACCTGCAGGTCAAACTGGTCCTGGATGGACATGCCCTGACTTACAAATCGCCCGAAGCCCGCAAGCTCCCGGCTTGGGCCAACTGGAAGGACCAGGCCTACGGCACCACCTACGAGCCGATCTCCATCGTCTATAACAAACGCTTACTCAAGGGGGATGAGATACCCAAGTCCCACGCCGACCTGGCCAGGGCGCTCGCCAACCCGAAACTCAAGGGCAAGATCGTCACCTACGATCCGGAACGGAGCGGCGTCGGCTTTTCGTACCTGACGCAGGATCTCAAGAACAACAAGGGGTTCTGGGATATGGCCAAGGCCCTCGGACACTCCGGAGTCAAGGTGTACACCAGCACAGGGGCAATGATGGAGAAGGTCAGTTCCGGCGAGGCGCTGATGGGCTACAACATCATCGGCTCCTATGCCTTCCTGAAATCCAAGAAGGACCCTTCCATCGGCTATCTCTATCCTTCGGACTACACGGTGGT
This genomic window contains:
- the ligA gene encoding NAD-dependent DNA ligase LigA → MDKQAAERRIQELHKEINRHNYLYYVEDRPEINDAEYDLLLRELQQLEKAYPDLVTADSPTQRVGAAPLEKFSQVTHRMPMLSLENAFNEEEMHDFDERIKRFLGLAAGDEIEYVCEPKMDGLAVELVYENGDFTVGSTRGDGYVGEDVTQNLRTVKTIPLSLAIATPPRLFEVRGEVYLGLAPFQKLNVEREEAGDPPFANPRNAAAGSLRQLDSRITARRPLSIFCYAAGSLEGHEFTSQSDLLNTIPGWGLPVNPLIRKVSGIGGVLAYYHEMSEKRESLPYEIDGVVVKVDSFDLQRELGEKTRSPRWAIAWKFPPRQAVTVVEEIVPQVGRTGVITPVAHLRPVEVSGVMVSRATLHNWEEMEKKDIRKGDTVVVERAGDVIPAVVKVITEKRKGDEQPLPIPANCPECGSEVVKIPGEVAVRCLGLSCPAQIRETIIHFASRHAMDIDGMGDKYIEQLLKLGLVKNVADLYYLKKDDFMRFERMGDKLAENLLGAIETSKQRELSRFIYALGIRHVGEHTAKLLANAFGSMENLEHASEEELLSIREVGPQVAQSIRTFFHNRNNIEVIDRMFNAGVKPSVEEKRVGGRFTGKTFVFTGALTRFTRDDAKRMVENEGGHAAGSVSKKTDFVVAGAEAGSKLDKARQLGVKVLTEDEFLAMLGVCRT
- a CDS encoding ABC transporter substrate-binding protein, with translation MQLIIGLCAVVAPLVVFAAPPAGYPANYQKIIDAAKKEGKLVIYATTDTKAAEPIVKDFESLYPDIKVEYNDLNSTELYNRFIGEAAAGGGTGDITWSSSMDLQVKLVLDGHALTYKSPEARKLPAWANWKDQAYGTTYEPISIVYNKRLLKGDEIPKSHADLARALANPKLKGKIVTYDPERSGVGFSYLTQDLKNNKGFWDMAKALGHSGVKVYTSTGAMMEKVSSGEALMGYNIIGSYAFLKSKKDPSIGYLYPSDYTVVMSRVIFISKHAKNPNAAKLWLDYLLSARGQQIVSDKADLFAIRSDIKGDTTMAKLSKQLGAGAKTIPIGKETVEFLDQKKRLDFLKKWQQALGTVK